One Acropora palmata chromosome 2, jaAcrPala1.3, whole genome shotgun sequence genomic window carries:
- the LOC141868634 gene encoding divergent protein kinase domain 1A-like isoform X1 gives MKGWKLAAGFLTLVAVAFLSRMTLHAHSKCDMISVLEKICSAFMAGDVSGPLCKDLCVHKNFHFAECLSTVPAKKIFGAKWREREVVVKINMSWFEELEKRQEFAKGKEVKSYENDISTRVRTLFGNCARCSELVSFLVSIADSDNDGKITGAEERSFMSLLQQNEAMMLMALNNSEHTVDFYGYCAGLYVLEKVPHVTAKVFEEKWELIDLSFLPEAVEPIQTAIDNLGGIILQAVFSFLQYLYAHFPNYLPMKINFMLHTFLATHVPSKREKFRLAYSLIDATLELSNNPYGLVISCDANLHNFGYTSDFVVKFIDLDLTYPLAFVKSLLKKKNCTCDSDCWTGVSEICCSACNTTTRYCTSEMQYQDLHIVCEAIIPKIFSKRNIRESDDTCLTNAIHELAEFCSRLPVVYTIEELKLEIHAVKKRLRSIETSNKC, from the exons ATGAAAGGTTGGAAGCTTGCAGCGGGATTCCTCACACTGGTGGCTGTTGCATTTCTTTCGCGGATGACCTTACACGCACATTCCAAATGTGACATGATTTCAGTCCTGGAAAAGATC TGTTCAGCGTTTATGGCAGGAGATGTCTCTGGACCACTATGCAAGGATCTTTGCGTACACAAGAACTTTCATTTTGCGGAGTGTCTCTCGACTGTTCCAGCAAAAAAGATTTTCGGAGCTAAGTGGAGAGAAAGAGAAGTGGTAGTGAAAATCAACATGAGCTGGTTTGAGGAGCTAGAAAAACGTCAAGAATTTGCAAAGGGCAAAGAAGTGAAATCGTACGAGAACGATATTTCAACGCGAGTTAGAACTCTTTTTGGGAATTGTGCCCGATGCAGCGAACTCGTATCTTTTTTAGTCTCAATCGCTGATAGTGACAACGATGGAAAAATAACAGGTGCGGAGGAGAGGTCGTTCATGTCTCTTCTCCAACAGAACGAAGCGATGATGTTGATGGCCTTAAATAACAGTGAACACACCGTGGATTTCTATGGATACTGCGCAGGCCTATACGTACTTGAAAAAGTTCCTCATGTGACTGCAAAAGTATTTGAGGAAAAATGGGAGTTGATTGATCTCTCATTTCTTCCCGAAGCAGTTGAACCCATTCAGACTGCCATAGATAACTTGGGCGGCATAATTTTACAAgcagtgttttcttttctccaaTATCTTTACGCTCATTTTCCAAATTATTTGCCTATGAAGATAAACTTCATGCTTCACACTTTTCTTGCGACTCATGTCCCAAGCAAACGCGAAAAGTTTAGGCTGGCGTATTCTTTGATTGATGCCACGTTAGAACTGTCAAACAATCCTTACGGTTTGGTAATTTCCTGCGATGCGAACCTTCACAATTTCGGATACACCAGTGACTTTGTGGTAAAATTCATTGATCTCGATTTAACATACCCTCTTGCTTTTGTGAAGAGCcttctcaaaaagaaaaattgtacTTGTGACTCGGACTGCTGGACTGGGGTGTCCGAGATCTGTTGCTCAGCCTGTAATACAACCACAAGGTATTGCACATCGGAAATGCAATACCAAGATTTACACATCGTGTGCGAGGCTATTATCCCTAAGATTTTTAGTAAGCGCAATATTCGGGAATCTGACGATACCTGTTTGACAAATGCCATCCATGAATTAGCTGAATTTTGCAGTCGATTGCCTGTAGTGTACACGATCGAAGAACTTAAGCTTGAAATTCATGCTGTCAAAAAGAGACTGCGATCTATAGAAACGAGCAACAAATGCTAG
- the LOC141868634 gene encoding divergent protein kinase domain 1A-like isoform X2 — protein sequence MAGDVSGPLCKDLCVHKNFHFAECLSTVPAKKIFGAKWREREVVVKINMSWFEELEKRQEFAKGKEVKSYENDISTRVRTLFGNCARCSELVSFLVSIADSDNDGKITGAEERSFMSLLQQNEAMMLMALNNSEHTVDFYGYCAGLYVLEKVPHVTAKVFEEKWELIDLSFLPEAVEPIQTAIDNLGGIILQAVFSFLQYLYAHFPNYLPMKINFMLHTFLATHVPSKREKFRLAYSLIDATLELSNNPYGLVISCDANLHNFGYTSDFVVKFIDLDLTYPLAFVKSLLKKKNCTCDSDCWTGVSEICCSACNTTTRYCTSEMQYQDLHIVCEAIIPKIFSKRNIRESDDTCLTNAIHELAEFCSRLPVVYTIEELKLEIHAVKKRLRSIETSNKC from the coding sequence ATGGCAGGAGATGTCTCTGGACCACTATGCAAGGATCTTTGCGTACACAAGAACTTTCATTTTGCGGAGTGTCTCTCGACTGTTCCAGCAAAAAAGATTTTCGGAGCTAAGTGGAGAGAAAGAGAAGTGGTAGTGAAAATCAACATGAGCTGGTTTGAGGAGCTAGAAAAACGTCAAGAATTTGCAAAGGGCAAAGAAGTGAAATCGTACGAGAACGATATTTCAACGCGAGTTAGAACTCTTTTTGGGAATTGTGCCCGATGCAGCGAACTCGTATCTTTTTTAGTCTCAATCGCTGATAGTGACAACGATGGAAAAATAACAGGTGCGGAGGAGAGGTCGTTCATGTCTCTTCTCCAACAGAACGAAGCGATGATGTTGATGGCCTTAAATAACAGTGAACACACCGTGGATTTCTATGGATACTGCGCAGGCCTATACGTACTTGAAAAAGTTCCTCATGTGACTGCAAAAGTATTTGAGGAAAAATGGGAGTTGATTGATCTCTCATTTCTTCCCGAAGCAGTTGAACCCATTCAGACTGCCATAGATAACTTGGGCGGCATAATTTTACAAgcagtgttttcttttctccaaTATCTTTACGCTCATTTTCCAAATTATTTGCCTATGAAGATAAACTTCATGCTTCACACTTTTCTTGCGACTCATGTCCCAAGCAAACGCGAAAAGTTTAGGCTGGCGTATTCTTTGATTGATGCCACGTTAGAACTGTCAAACAATCCTTACGGTTTGGTAATTTCCTGCGATGCGAACCTTCACAATTTCGGATACACCAGTGACTTTGTGGTAAAATTCATTGATCTCGATTTAACATACCCTCTTGCTTTTGTGAAGAGCcttctcaaaaagaaaaattgtacTTGTGACTCGGACTGCTGGACTGGGGTGTCCGAGATCTGTTGCTCAGCCTGTAATACAACCACAAGGTATTGCACATCGGAAATGCAATACCAAGATTTACACATCGTGTGCGAGGCTATTATCCCTAAGATTTTTAGTAAGCGCAATATTCGGGAATCTGACGATACCTGTTTGACAAATGCCATCCATGAATTAGCTGAATTTTGCAGTCGATTGCCTGTAGTGTACACGATCGAAGAACTTAAGCTTGAAATTCATGCTGTCAAAAAGAGACTGCGATCTATAGAAACGAGCAACAAATGCTAG